One uncultured Carboxylicivirga sp. genomic window, AACTGGTTATTGTACTATACGGGTATCACGCGTGTTGCAAAAAATGTATTACAGGATATTGTCCGTGGGATGTTTCTGAATGAAGGAAAGCGGCTACAAACTCTGCAGGAGATAAAACAACATGCCTACCGAACAGCCGATGCTATTCAACGCTATGATTTTGAAGCAACCGGCAAGATGGTTCGCCATTCCTGGAAATTGAATCAGCGTCTTGACTCTGGAGTAAATACTCCAGAAGTACAGAAGATTGTTGATCAAATTGATGACCTTGCCTATGGCCATAAACTATTAGGAGCAGGCGGTGGTGGTTTTATGGTAATTTGTGCAAAAGATCCTGAAGCTGCAGCACGTATCAAAAACACATTAACAACAAATCCGGTTAATGATCGTGCCCGTTTTGTTAAAATGGATATCAGTCAATCAGGATTCAGAATTTCGAGATCGTAATAATAAACCTTCCAAAATTAGAATGGAAGGTTTTATTCTATTTTAGGTTATCCAAAGGAACAATAAGAACAGGAATTACTGATTTCTTAATAATTTCTGTTGACACACTTCCTAAAAGTGCCTTATAAATAAAACCATGGGCATGATAACCTGCAATGATCAAGTCGGCATTTAATCTTTTAGCTTCATCAATCACCATTTCAATTGTTGCGCCCTGAACCAGTAAACCTTCAGCATCAATACTTTTTTCTTTTAGTTCTGATGTGTAATCAACTAATTTATGGTGCTCTTCTCGAAGTTCATTAGCACGATAATCTCTTATGTATTGTGGCCCTACATCATATCCAACAAAGTCAGGTGATGGAGCAGCAATATGAACAATCCAAACCTTTGATTTGAAAGCTGATGCTAACTCTGATGCCTTGTTAATTAAAACCTTATCCCCTTCATTGAAATCCACTGTAACCAATATATTTTTCATCGCTCAAAGTCCATTATAGATTATCCATATCTTTATTCAATCAACTGCCATATAATAAATTTACAAATCTTCGCACTAACAAACAAAGGCCAAGAATATTAATAAATATTCTTGGCCTTTGTTATAAAAATTACTTTTTTAAAAATATTATTGTGGCTCTAAAACCAACACTACTTTATTAAAATCGGCTGCAGCATTAACCACATTTTTAAATCCTTCGAAGTGGTTTTCTGGTACAAATATTTCCTTATAATATTCGTCAATTTTAACTTTATAAACCTGACCTTCATATGTATATTGCGAGTCAAAAATAAATATGGTTTCATCTCCTTCTTTTTCTATTACTGATATCACAGAAGCTTCCGGATTTTTAATTTTAAACCCATCGGGAACTGTAAATACAATTTCTCGGTAATAAGAACGATTAAATTCGTTTTCTGCTCTCGGGTTTCTTTCATCCTCAAAATACATTTCTGTTTGCGGCCCAATGGTACTTCCTAAGTGAAGCAACAATTTATTTCCGGCTTGCTCAACAAATGAGTTGGTTTCAACAATTGAATGGATCACCATATCGGCGTCATCCATTTTATCCTGACCTGACTGTGGGTGTGACAATTCCAAAAGACTAGTCTCTGTTTCAGGAGCTTCAATGGTCATCATATTCTGAAGAATATTCTTTTTTTGCTGTTCATCGGCCATATTATAAATCTGACCAATAAATCCACCACTTAAACCCTTAAAACCAACCCAGGTGTCAACCTTCGCCTGAGCCTTATCCACATCAACCTCAACATTAATGTACATATTGTGATAATTATCATCAGCACTACTTGGTTGTATGTATTTTATTTTAGCAATGGCAGATTGAAAAGTACCGATATTTACCAATTCAACAAACAAACCATAATTGGCCGAACACATTCCATCGAAACAACCTAATCGATAAGAATAACTGGACGGATCGATATACGTATCTGCATCAGGTAAATAAATCAGATATTCTTCCAGATAATTCCACGACTGAAAAACCGGATCGAATTTTACATTATCCCGCTTTGAAGTGAGAACAATCTGATGATTGATGCCATAATTATTAAATAGTTTGGCCATCAATCCTGCCATACCTCTGCTACTGGTAACCTTGTTTTCGTAAACAAACGAAATATTATCAAACTCAGGAGAATGAAACTCCTTAACAAATACATTTTTCTTCAGATAGTCTTCTATCTTAGCCGCTTTGCTAAAATTATCACCTTCCAAAGTTCCAATATCATAAATCCACTTTTTTAATGTTTTTTCATCATTGTTCAAATACATCATCTCGTAAATACGTTGAGCTGCATCATCCCATGTAAGCGACTGACTTTTACTTCTGCCCAGATTATAGTCCAATCGATAATCAATTCGTTGACGACGAGGTGTATCGTAATTGAATTTTTCTCCTTTTAAAGCATCTATATTTGTTTCTTCACAGATATAGCAATTACGCTCATCCTCCAATACGGTATGACTAATATTTGAAATTCCATTGTATCCTTTGAAATCAAAAAGAATTGTTTTGGGAGTAATCATCTCAAAATATGCTTTTTGTACCGGATATTTATATTGAAAATACAGGCGTCCAAAGTTATCGGAACTGACTTTATTAATGACATAATACTCTACGTCATCACCTTTCTCAATTCCGTCAATGGCAAAAATCTTATAGGCATTACCACTTCCTTCTTCTTTAATTTCTTTGATATTGCTCTGATCAAATTCTACTACTTTCCCATCCGGCTTCACCACCCTGGCTCTTATCTCCTGTACATCAATTACATCTCTTAACGAAACTGAAATCTTATTGAAATCATTAATTGATTCTTCATTATTTAGCCGATACTTGCGATGTATTGTATGTTTACCTACAAGGTTTCCCTCTTCATCATGATAATAATCCAGTCTTTCATCGAGTAAAAGCCCAACAACATTTTCGTTCTTGTATTCAGGCTCAATAGCTGAATATTCTGGTTTTGCCTCCCATAGTGAAGTTTCCTTATCTTTTGTATCAGCTAACGCTGTTACCAATGAAAAACTTAAGGCTAGTAATATCAGGTATTTCATCTATATAATTTTAATGTCAGATGGAACAGCCAAATAAATTGGTAAATCAAATCTAATATGGCCGTTTCATTTGTATTGTTGTTAGCTTTATTCTATATCTTTTTTAGTACCAATGTTGATCTGTACTGTTTTCTTAGTTTATTCACCATATCATTCCAAGTATTCAAATCATCACCAATCAGGTAAAAGAAATTAAACCTGATTGTATTGCTCATGATCACTTTATCATTCTGCTTCTCATAGGTGATATTAAAACTGCAGAAATCTGAAGTAAAATCAGAATCTTCAGGGACATAACTCACTTCGTAACCCTCAGGAATTTCAAAAGCTGAGATGTAATTTTCAGTACAATAAAAGTCATTCTGGATAGGTCCGTAAATATTACTGGTGTCAATCACCATTTCCATGTATGGTTTCTCCAAATGCAGATTCACATATATTTCATCTTCGAAATGCTTACAGTAATCCTGCAATTTAAATTCGTAATCAATCTCGGCAGGTTTATCATGCTCAAATAAGTTATAAACCTTATAATCGTCAACGTTGAATTTATTATTTCCTTTATTGAATAATCGGCTAAAACTTTTGTCGTATTTATCAGTTTTAACACCATCCATAGCATATGCCAATTCAACTTTATTAAAACCAGTCTGAATTCGCTTGGCTTTTCCTTTTATGGTATCATTTTCAAGCGTAATATTTACTGAGTCTTTTATAACGCTGAATTCAGCAGGTGACACAGGCATTTCAACTATCTTATAATTCTTATCCTGTTCAACCAATATTTGTTTACCCTGAATGTGATAAGGAACGATTCCATAATCGAGGTATTTAAAAGTGCCATCCATAACAATAATTGAATCACCTTTCTGATATCCTGCAATCATGTGGTTATCAACCGAAGTTAATGGGGTTTCGGTATATTTATAAGGAAGGTGACGTGTGCCTACCCAAACAAATTTACCATCTAAACCGGATAATGTCAGCATCTTACGAATTAAGCTAGACATCCCTTTACAATCGCCAAAACGTTTTTTAAATACATCAACAGCTTTCATTGGTCTAAAACCATCATAACCATCTTCGTAAGCAATGTATTTAATGTTATTTTGAACCCAATAATAAATCTGACGTGCCTTCTCATCATCATTCAATCCTTTGGTCAGCTTTTCAACTAATTGCGTTAGTTCATCCGAATCATCAGTATTGGCATCAATAATATATTGGTTCATATAGCCGTACAAATCATCTACCGTTCCAAAATATTTTTCTTTTGTACCATTAAGGTTCACTTCTTTAATGTAAACCATTATATGTGGACTAAAATGTCGTATTGAAAAATATTTACCTCCGTAATATTCAAAGCGATCAATTTTATTAGCTTCCAACTCAATGTAATTATACTTTCCTTTCGAATATTCCTTTGTTATCATATTAAAACCATCAGTATTGCGAAGAAAATAACCAACATCAATATCACGGTTTATTTTCAATACCACCTTTGATTTTATTACCGGAATATATGACTGAAAATATGCACTGCGTAAAAAATGAGCATCGTTATATACAAATTTGTATTCAAGTGATGTAAGAGCACCTTCCTTTAACGAAGGAAATGAGAATTGTACCAGTTTTGAATCATCGTAAAACACACTACCGTCCGTATTGTGTGTTTCTTTGAAATTATCAACGGTCACTTTCTGATACTTATTGCCATTGGGAACCATTGTATAGGCATCCTTATCAACCAGTTGACAAAAAGAACTGAAACTGATTAAATCATTGGTAAACTCTTTTGAATACTCATTCAGGATTAACATTTCGCGTTTCACTGTTTGAGTAACATATAAACTGTCATCAACAATATCAAATACATATAATTCCTCCTTTTCAGTTATGACAGCATTATACTTCGAGTATTCTTTTTTTAACTTTTCAAAATCGAAGCTCTCTTTTGCATTGATGGCAACTGAAAGTGCTATAACGATCATTAACAATAATCTCTTTCTCATGCTCACTAGCTTTTCACCTCTGTAAATCGTCCATTTATGTAGTTCACTTTCCTGGTTACTTTGCCAGAAGTGTTATAAAAGGTCGTTATTCCATGTTCATTATCCGATTTCCAGTTAATAGTCTTCTTCAGCTTACCTGTTTCATAGTATTGCTGTTCTTCCCCTTCTCTTAAATCGGCAATGCTGGTATATCTACTTTTTAATGTTCCATTACTGTAATACACTTCCGTAATTCCATCAGACATTCCATCTTTCATTTCTTTTTTAAGCCTGAGCTGACCTTTACTATCATACTTTATAAGTCTTCCATTTTGCAGGTAGTCTTTATATTCTGAAACGTAGCTCTTTTGACCATTATCATAGTATGACTCAATGGTAAAGTCTCCTCCTTTTACATATATGGTATCACACAAAGTGCCTTGTTTTTTATATTGATATCCTATTAATTCATCTGCATCATAAATTAATTTGATCATTAGTTCGCCGTAATCATCATATTGATAGGAATCTCCTTGTAATTCACCAATAAAGTATTCCTCTTTTTCTTTCAGTTGACCATTTTCGTGCCATGATGTACAAATTGAATCTTTTTCGTCAGAATAATAATTACATGTCATTTCCTTTGCACCATTTTCGTGGTAATACTCCCAAATCCCTGTCTGCTCACCATTCAGATAATTTCCTTTAGCTGCCGGTTTACCATTTTCGTAATAACGAACATAATCACCTTCTGCAACACCAATTTCCATCATTCTTTTTGAAAGAACATTTCCATTAGGATAAAACCAGGAAAGTGGTCCATTAAACATACCTGCCAATGTGTTTATCTCACAATTCTTAGATTTTCCATCGTCTCCCCAAAGATTGACAATCGACTCCTTAGCAAGATCTGTATAAGAAATAGTATCTCCATTCTCATTCATTTGTAAATAATCAAGAACCTTTCCCTGAAATAGCTTTCTCTTTTCGGTAAGTCCTCCATTTAAACCATATGAATAATCATATCCTACCGATTCTCCATTCAGATAATAAGTAAGACCTTCTAACTCTCCTTTAGAATTATATTTAAACCAGTTATCGTCGGTATTATTATTTTTATAATAACCTTCTGTTTTCACTTGTCCGTTTTTCTCATAAGCGATGTATTTACCTTCCAGTTGTCCGTTAACATACGGAGTAACCACACTTATCTTACCATTTGGATAATAACTGATCATATCTCCATTCAACTGATCATCTGCATATTCATATTCGCTTTTGAGTTGCCCATTTCTATAATATATTTTCCACTTACCAACCGATTTACCTTTATTTAATTGCCCTTCGGTTAGTTTTCTACCGTTTATGTCATAGGTAACAAAGCTAAAGGTTCCTTCATCATCTCCCGAAACAGCATACCGTTCACCTTTGCTATTAATGGATGCTACCTTTACAATAACACCATTTTTATATATTTCTTCGAGATATAACTCTCCATTTCGATTGTAAAATGCCAGCTGTCCTTCTATTTCATCTGCAGAATTAAAGTTGCGAGTTGATTCAATCATTCCATTATGATAGAATACTTTATACTCTCCATTTAATTTACCATCCACGTAATTGGCCTTTGAATTGAGATTACCATTGCTAAAGTAAAAACTCCACGGACCATCCTGATTGCCATCTTTGTACATTCCGCTTGCATAAAGCTGACCATTCATAAAATATTCTCGTGATAATCCATCCAGTTTTCCATCTTTGTAATATTCAACCAACGATGTATCGCCTGTACTGAAAAAGCGATAATAAGATCCGTCCAGCTCTCCTTCTTTATAGTTAAATTTATCTCGAACCTTACCGTTAATGTGATAACTTACTCCTTTGCCATTTCTAACACTGTTAGTAAACTCCACCTCGTCGCTTTTCATTCCGAAATAATTATACCAGGTTACCAAACCATTTACTTCTCCTTCTTTATAAGGAATCTCAACGCTTTTATTTCCATTATCGAAGTAACCTATGTAGTAACCATTCAACTTACCTTCAACGTATGTCTCGGTCGACTCCAAATCTCCTTTAGCAGAAAAATATCTCCATTGCCCCACCTTATTTCCCTTTTCAAAACTACCCTTGGCCTGCAACATTCCATTTGAATAAAAGTACTCCCAAGGTCCTGTTTCTTCATCCTGATCATTTACATCACCTATGGAATAAATCTTTCCATTGTCGAAGTAATCAAAATCATATATTTTTTCTTCCCCATCAAGATTGGCCTGACGTTTTTGCTTTATATATGATAACTGAGATCCGGTTGAATAAAAAGCCTTCAGTTCCTTCTCGTTTTTTGAGAAATATTTCTGCACTGATTCGGCATTTGTTGAAAGCAACAGAGTATTCAACAATGGCACCAAATGTCCACCTTGCTTTATCGATTGAAAGAAAGGATAATACATCTTTACCCAAAAATCATCCTGCATTTGATCTAATGGAAGTACATCAAATACCATTTGAGTTTGCTTAACCAGATTGGCATTAAAATCAATCATTGAAGGATATCGATTGGTTAATACAATCTTTGCCTTGATATAATGATCCACTTCTTCGAATAATGAATTATCTATTATTGGCTCGATAAACTGCCCCATGGTAGTATCAAGGTAGTTTCCTGAAAAATTCTCAAGATAAACCAGCAATGCATTGCTTCGCTGACTATTGGGTTCTAGAGCCAGAAAGGTCTCTAGTGATAACAAAGCACGGGTGTACATCTTCTGTCGTGCAGCCATAATAGCCAGCATCCGATGACTTGAAGCATGATATGGATTGCCAGTGGCTGACTCCTGAAAACAGGCTAAAGCATCTTCATAGTTTTCCAATCGATAGTAGGTAATTCCAAGGTTAAAATACAACAATGGTTCAAAAGGAAACTTTTCAATGGCTTGCTTATACACAGCTATTGCCCTATCTGTATCACCTATATTATCGTAAGCAGTTCCTTTGGTTCGCATCAGGTGCATTACATTATCACCTTTTAGCTTCAATCCCTGATCAGCTATCATAATGGCACTGTCATTCTCACCTTTTTGCATGTATGTCATGGCCAGTTCGGCGAGCATCCATTGGTAATTCGAGTCGTTTTCATGAATGGTTCTGAACTGACTGATCGCCAGGTCATACTTTCCTTCGTCATAGGATTTCATGGCTTCTTCCATTACTTGTTGCGAAGGAATCTGTTGAGAGAATGCTGCTGAAACAAAAGTAAAGAATGTAAGAACAAAAAATAATTTAGGCATAATAAATGCGTGTTTCTGTTATTAGTAAATACTAATCGCAATAACAAGAGATACAAATAAGAATCTACCTTCCACAGAAACAAATAATGTTACTTTACTTACCCTTACAAATATTTGACAAATTGTTATCGCAACATGTCGCTAATGCAAGTTGAAAATACATTAATTTAGTTAAATTAAAAATCACTTAGCTTATTTAGAAGAATTAAAAAGACGCTAAATGAAGGATAAAATCTTAGCAAATATTATCACTTAGTGCTTTCTGATTTAATAATAATTTGAATATGATGCAGAATATGAGTAAGCTATAACTCGCCTTCCCTCTTTTTTAGTTTCCATCTTCGATGACTCCACAACCAAAACTGAGGTGCATATCTGATATTTTCTTCCAAAGCACAGGCAAATTCTTTGATTCCTCCATTATCCTTTATCCCATCCTCACTATTCGTAAGCTTAATAAAAGTTACTTCATA contains:
- a CDS encoding DUF3857 domain-containing protein — its product is MKYLILLALSFSLVTALADTKDKETSLWEAKPEYSAIEPEYKNENVVGLLLDERLDYYHDEEGNLVGKHTIHRKYRLNNEESINDFNKISVSLRDVIDVQEIRARVVKPDGKVVEFDQSNIKEIKEEGSGNAYKIFAIDGIEKGDDVEYYVINKVSSDNFGRLYFQYKYPVQKAYFEMITPKTILFDFKGYNGISNISHTVLEDERNCYICEETNIDALKGEKFNYDTPRRQRIDYRLDYNLGRSKSQSLTWDDAAQRIYEMMYLNNDEKTLKKWIYDIGTLEGDNFSKAAKIEDYLKKNVFVKEFHSPEFDNISFVYENKVTSSRGMAGLMAKLFNNYGINHQIVLTSKRDNVKFDPVFQSWNYLEEYLIYLPDADTYIDPSSYSYRLGCFDGMCSANYGLFVELVNIGTFQSAIAKIKYIQPSSADDNYHNMYINVEVDVDKAQAKVDTWVGFKGLSGGFIGQIYNMADEQQKKNILQNMMTIEAPETETSLLELSHPQSGQDKMDDADMVIHSIVETNSFVEQAGNKLLLHLGSTIGPQTEMYFEDERNPRAENEFNRSYYREIVFTVPDGFKIKNPEASVISVIEKEGDETIFIFDSQYTYEGQVYKVKIDEYYKEIFVPENHFEGFKNVVNAAADFNKVVLVLEPQ
- a CDS encoding universal stress protein gives rise to the protein MKNILVTVDFNEGDKVLINKASELASAFKSKVWIVHIAAPSPDFVGYDVGPQYIRDYRANELREEHHKLVDYTSELKEKSIDAEGLLVQGATIEMVIDEAKRLNADLIIAGYHAHGFIYKALLGSVSTEIIKKSVIPVLIVPLDNLK
- a CDS encoding tetratricopeptide repeat protein, which gives rise to MPKLFFVLTFFTFVSAAFSQQIPSQQVMEEAMKSYDEGKYDLAISQFRTIHENDSNYQWMLAELAMTYMQKGENDSAIMIADQGLKLKGDNVMHLMRTKGTAYDNIGDTDRAIAVYKQAIEKFPFEPLLYFNLGITYYRLENYEDALACFQESATGNPYHASSHRMLAIMAARQKMYTRALLSLETFLALEPNSQRSNALLVYLENFSGNYLDTTMGQFIEPIIDNSLFEEVDHYIKAKIVLTNRYPSMIDFNANLVKQTQMVFDVLPLDQMQDDFWVKMYYPFFQSIKQGGHLVPLLNTLLLSTNAESVQKYFSKNEKELKAFYSTGSQLSYIKQKRQANLDGEEKIYDFDYFDNGKIYSIGDVNDQDEETGPWEYFYSNGMLQAKGSFEKGNKVGQWRYFSAKGDLESTETYVEGKLNGYYIGYFDNGNKSVEIPYKEGEVNGLVTWYNYFGMKSDEVEFTNSVRNGKGVSYHINGKVRDKFNYKEGELDGSYYRFFSTGDTSLVEYYKDGKLDGLSREYFMNGQLYASGMYKDGNQDGPWSFYFSNGNLNSKANYVDGKLNGEYKVFYHNGMIESTRNFNSADEIEGQLAFYNRNGELYLEEIYKNGVIVKVASINSKGERYAVSGDDEGTFSFVTYDINGRKLTEGQLNKGKSVGKWKIYYRNGQLKSEYEYADDQLNGDMISYYPNGKISVVTPYVNGQLEGKYIAYEKNGQVKTEGYYKNNNTDDNWFKYNSKGELEGLTYYLNGESVGYDYSYGLNGGLTEKRKLFQGKVLDYLQMNENGDTISYTDLAKESIVNLWGDDGKSKNCEINTLAGMFNGPLSWFYPNGNVLSKRMMEIGVAEGDYVRYYENGKPAAKGNYLNGEQTGIWEYYHENGAKEMTCNYYSDEKDSICTSWHENGQLKEKEEYFIGELQGDSYQYDDYGELMIKLIYDADELIGYQYKKQGTLCDTIYVKGGDFTIESYYDNGQKSYVSEYKDYLQNGRLIKYDSKGQLRLKKEMKDGMSDGITEVYYSNGTLKSRYTSIADLREGEEQQYYETGKLKKTINWKSDNEHGITTFYNTSGKVTRKVNYINGRFTEVKS
- a CDS encoding transglutaminase-like domain-containing protein, translated to MRKRLLLMIVIALSVAINAKESFDFEKLKKEYSKYNAVITEKEELYVFDIVDDSLYVTQTVKREMLILNEYSKEFTNDLISFSSFCQLVDKDAYTMVPNGNKYQKVTVDNFKETHNTDGSVFYDDSKLVQFSFPSLKEGALTSLEYKFVYNDAHFLRSAYFQSYIPVIKSKVVLKINRDIDVGYFLRNTDGFNMITKEYSKGKYNYIELEANKIDRFEYYGGKYFSIRHFSPHIMVYIKEVNLNGTKEKYFGTVDDLYGYMNQYIIDANTDDSDELTQLVEKLTKGLNDDEKARQIYYWVQNNIKYIAYEDGYDGFRPMKAVDVFKKRFGDCKGMSSLIRKMLTLSGLDGKFVWVGTRHLPYKYTETPLTSVDNHMIAGYQKGDSIIVMDGTFKYLDYGIVPYHIQGKQILVEQDKNYKIVEMPVSPAEFSVIKDSVNITLENDTIKGKAKRIQTGFNKVELAYAMDGVKTDKYDKSFSRLFNKGNNKFNVDDYKVYNLFEHDKPAEIDYEFKLQDYCKHFEDEIYVNLHLEKPYMEMVIDTSNIYGPIQNDFYCTENYISAFEIPEGYEVSYVPEDSDFTSDFCSFNITYEKQNDKVIMSNTIRFNFFYLIGDDLNTWNDMVNKLRKQYRSTLVLKKI